A region of Pseudocalidococcus azoricus BACA0444 DNA encodes the following proteins:
- a CDS encoding DNA-directed RNA polymerase subunit beta'' — protein sequence MTSPTAQIKPVFFNKIIDKKGLRNLISWAFSHCGTARTAEMADKIKDLGFRYATRAGVSISVDDLLVPPKKQELLQSAEKEIKSAQERYSRGEITEVERFQKVIDTWNTTNEELKNEVVKHFQETDVLNSVYMMAFSGARGNLSQVRQLVGMRGLMANPQGEIIDLPIKTNFREGLTVTEYIISSYGARKGLVDTALRTADSGYLTRRLVDVSQDVIIREEDCGTQRGLPLRSMTVGDKVLKLEDRLLGRMPLVDVIDPRTQAVIVEKNQPISAEIAQQIAAAGVEEVVVRSPLTCDAARSVCQKCYGWSLAHAQLVDMGEAVGIIAAQSIGEPGTQLTMRTFHTGGVFTGEVARQERAPFAGTVKYKAGLRARPFRTRHGDDAFLVETNGTLLLTGDKTQQEYEVIQGSILLAKDGAKVKVGQLLAEVAQAGRTTRKSTEKVTKDVASDLAGQVKFVNLEPEEKRDRQGIMTRVAPKGGLIWVLSGEVYNLPPGAIPDVNNGDRIEADSVLAETRIVTEHGGVVRLPEQTEGKGGREVEIITASVLLDKAQVIKETYQGREHYVLETQAGQKFSITAAPGTKVINSQVVAELIDDHYRTQTGGILKYAGVEVSKKGKAKQGYEVTQGGTLLWIPEETHEVNKDISLLLVEDGQFVEAGTEVVKDIFCQSSGVVEVVQKNDILREIIIKPGDLHLVDDPEVARAQSGSLTQPGQEVLPGLEVTELRYQEFLEDGPDGPALLLRPVVEYAVPDEPSIPSQESSDASGQLIRLRAVQRLPFKHDERVRSVEGVDLLRTQLILEIGTEAPQLAADIEVVNDQSDSDIQRLQLVILESLVIRRDMAADQTQGSTHTSILVQDGEEIKPGAVVARTEIRAKQGGEVQGILRTGELVRRILVITEADRLAIPIKGEPTVAVGDLLRAGEDVAIGVIAPETGEVIAVKGEEVVLRIARPYLVSPGAVLQIDDGDLVQRGDNLALLVFERAKTGDIIQGLPRIEELLEGRHPKEKCALAIRPGICRVIYNDDDSVEIKVDEGDGTIQDYPVMPGQSAIVADGQTVDVGDPLTDGPSDPHDILSIYFEYYKGPQGHEQLKADLNKLDDQDITLLDAAQAALQRVQTFLVNEVQSVYLTQGIEISDKHIEVVVRQMTSKVRIDDGGDTVSLPGEMMDLRQAEESNIPMSVTGGAPAQYTPILLGITKASLNTDSFISAASFQETTRVLTEAAIEGKSDWLRGLKENVIIGRLIPAGTGFNIYEDTFGVDLDRDYEDDVNRLVEERKNRPYTLASSDEDELETLLPEPPTYPLLDDANLLIDDQLAGRLLPSDSAESDDEDEEDGDEDDYEDD from the coding sequence ATGACCAGCCCGACTGCCCAAATCAAACCTGTTTTCTTCAACAAAATCATTGACAAAAAAGGCCTCCGCAATCTGATTTCCTGGGCCTTTAGCCACTGTGGAACCGCCCGCACGGCCGAAATGGCTGATAAAATCAAAGACCTGGGCTTTCGCTATGCGACTCGAGCCGGGGTTTCCATCAGTGTGGATGATTTGTTAGTCCCGCCGAAAAAACAAGAACTTCTCCAATCTGCTGAGAAGGAAATTAAATCTGCCCAAGAACGTTACTCCCGGGGTGAAATTACGGAGGTCGAGCGGTTCCAAAAGGTAATTGACACCTGGAATACCACCAACGAGGAACTCAAGAACGAAGTCGTCAAACACTTCCAAGAAACTGATGTTCTGAATTCCGTTTATATGATGGCCTTCTCCGGGGCAAGGGGGAACTTATCTCAGGTACGGCAGTTGGTAGGAATGCGGGGGTTGATGGCCAATCCCCAAGGGGAAATTATTGACTTGCCAATTAAAACCAACTTCCGGGAAGGGCTGACGGTTACGGAATATATCATTTCCTCCTATGGCGCACGCAAGGGCCTGGTCGATACAGCTTTGCGGACAGCCGACTCTGGCTACCTAACCCGGCGATTGGTGGACGTTTCCCAGGATGTGATTATTCGCGAAGAAGACTGCGGCACGCAGCGCGGTTTACCCCTACGCAGTATGACCGTTGGGGACAAAGTTCTCAAGCTCGAAGATCGACTCTTGGGTCGAATGCCCTTAGTAGATGTGATTGATCCACGCACCCAGGCCGTGATAGTCGAGAAAAATCAACCCATCTCAGCTGAAATTGCCCAACAAATTGCCGCCGCCGGGGTTGAGGAAGTGGTCGTTCGCTCCCCCTTGACCTGTGACGCCGCCCGTTCCGTCTGTCAAAAATGCTATGGCTGGAGCCTGGCCCATGCTCAATTGGTGGATATGGGGGAAGCCGTTGGGATTATTGCCGCCCAGTCCATTGGGGAACCCGGAACCCAGCTAACAATGCGGACATTCCACACAGGCGGGGTGTTTACTGGCGAAGTGGCCCGTCAAGAGCGCGCCCCCTTTGCGGGTACGGTCAAATATAAAGCAGGTTTGCGGGCCCGGCCATTTCGGACACGCCACGGTGATGATGCCTTTTTAGTTGAAACCAATGGTACGTTACTGCTGACCGGAGACAAGACCCAGCAGGAATATGAAGTCATCCAAGGCTCAATTCTGTTGGCTAAAGATGGAGCGAAGGTTAAAGTCGGCCAACTTTTAGCAGAGGTGGCCCAGGCCGGTCGTACCACCCGTAAATCAACGGAAAAGGTCACGAAGGATGTCGCCTCCGATCTGGCGGGGCAAGTCAAGTTCGTGAACCTGGAACCGGAAGAAAAACGGGATCGCCAAGGCATCATGACCCGAGTTGCGCCCAAGGGGGGATTAATTTGGGTCTTGTCTGGAGAGGTCTATAACTTACCGCCAGGGGCAATTCCCGATGTCAACAACGGTGATCGGATTGAGGCCGATTCGGTCTTAGCGGAAACTCGGATTGTGACTGAGCATGGCGGGGTTGTGCGTTTACCGGAACAAACGGAAGGCAAAGGGGGGCGGGAGGTTGAAATTATCACTGCGTCTGTCCTGCTTGACAAAGCCCAAGTGATCAAAGAAACCTATCAGGGGCGCGAGCATTATGTCCTAGAAACCCAGGCCGGTCAAAAGTTTTCGATCACCGCTGCCCCTGGAACTAAGGTGATCAACAGCCAAGTGGTGGCCGAACTGATTGATGATCACTACCGGACACAAACCGGAGGCATCCTCAAATATGCGGGCGTAGAGGTTTCTAAAAAAGGTAAGGCTAAACAGGGCTATGAAGTCACCCAAGGGGGAACCTTACTCTGGATTCCGGAAGAAACCCATGAGGTGAACAAAGATATTTCCCTCCTCTTGGTGGAAGACGGCCAGTTTGTCGAAGCCGGGACTGAGGTTGTTAAAGATATCTTCTGCCAAAGTAGCGGCGTTGTTGAAGTTGTCCAGAAAAATGACATTCTCCGGGAAATTATCATCAAACCCGGTGATCTCCATCTTGTTGACGACCCAGAAGTGGCGCGGGCCCAAAGCGGCAGTCTGACTCAGCCTGGGCAAGAAGTCCTTCCTGGCCTGGAGGTCACAGAATTGCGCTATCAAGAGTTTCTGGAAGATGGCCCAGACGGCCCGGCTCTGTTATTGCGGCCAGTGGTTGAATATGCCGTTCCAGATGAGCCTTCAATTCCCAGCCAAGAATCTAGTGATGCCTCTGGGCAATTGATTCGCTTGCGGGCTGTGCAACGGTTACCGTTCAAACATGATGAACGGGTACGGTCAGTGGAGGGGGTAGATTTACTCCGAACTCAATTAATCCTCGAAATTGGCACAGAGGCCCCACAACTAGCCGCGGACATTGAAGTGGTCAACGACCAGAGTGATTCCGACATTCAACGGCTACAATTAGTCATTTTGGAGTCTCTGGTGATTCGTCGGGATATGGCCGCCGATCAGACCCAAGGGAGTACCCACACCAGCATTCTTGTTCAGGACGGTGAAGAAATCAAACCGGGTGCCGTTGTGGCCCGGACTGAAATCAGGGCTAAGCAAGGGGGCGAGGTTCAGGGTATTCTCCGCACTGGTGAATTAGTTCGCCGCATCCTGGTTATTACGGAAGCCGATCGTCTGGCAATTCCCATCAAAGGGGAGCCAACTGTGGCCGTGGGTGATTTGCTCCGGGCTGGGGAAGACGTGGCTATTGGAGTAATCGCCCCTGAAACGGGGGAAGTGATTGCGGTTAAGGGGGAGGAAGTAGTCCTGCGGATCGCCCGTCCCTACCTGGTTTCCCCCGGTGCCGTCCTGCAAATTGATGATGGGGACTTGGTGCAACGGGGGGACAACTTAGCTCTGTTAGTGTTTGAGCGGGCCAAAACCGGAGACATCATCCAAGGGCTCCCCCGGATTGAAGAACTTTTAGAAGGGCGGCATCCCAAGGAAAAATGTGCCTTAGCCATCCGGCCGGGAATTTGCCGGGTCATTTATAACGATGACGACAGTGTCGAAATCAAAGTGGATGAAGGGGATGGCACAATCCAAGATTACCCAGTCATGCCAGGTCAGAGTGCGATTGTTGCTGATGGTCAGACCGTTGATGTGGGTGATCCCCTCACAGACGGCCCCAGTGACCCCCATGACATCTTGAGTATTTACTTTGAGTACTATAAGGGTCCCCAAGGTCATGAGCAGTTAAAGGCAGATCTCAATAAGCTAGATGATCAAGACATTACGCTTTTAGATGCGGCTCAAGCTGCCCTGCAAAGGGTCCAAACCTTTTTAGTCAATGAAGTTCAGTCGGTCTACTTAACCCAAGGGATTGAGATTTCCGACAAACACATTGAGGTGGTCGTGCGCCAAATGACTTCTAAGGTCAGGATTGACGATGGGGGGGATACGGTTTCCTTACCCGGTGAAATGATGGATTTACGCCAGGCCGAGGAATCCAATATTCCCATGTCTGTCACCGGCGGCGCACCGGCCCAATACACCCCCATCCTTTTGGGGATTACTAAAGCCTCCCTCAATACCGATAGCTTTATCTCCGCTGCTAGTTTCCAAGAAACCACTCGCGTTCTCACGGAAGCGGCCATTGAAGGGAAATCTGACTGGCTGCGGGGCTTGAAGGAAAACGTGATTATTGGGCGACTGATTCCAGCCGGAACCGGGTTCAATATCTACGAGGATACCTTTGGTGTCGATCTGGATCGGGACTATGAGGACGATGTCAATCGCTTAGTAGAAGAGCGGAAAAATCGCCCCTATACCCTGGCCAGTTCTGATGAAGATGAACTGGAAACTCTCCTCCCGGAACCGCCCACCTATCCTCTTTTAGATGATGCCAACC